In Candida orthopsilosis Co 90-125, chromosome 4 draft sequence, the genomic stretch tgttttaGTTGGGGGTGTCTTTTGGGATTTCCAGCTGTTGGAGCTCCTTTGAACTTATGGGTCGCTGTGCCATTGTTTATTTCAAACTGGATTTGGTGTTTGACCTATGATACCATTTACGCTCATCAAGACAAAAAATATGACATTAAAGCTGGTATAAAGTCAACAGCATTGGCATGGGGAGATAAGACTAAACCAATCCTTAAAGGTTTGACTGTTGCCCAGGCGGGATTTTACACTATGGCTGGGGTTATGAATTCCATGGGCCCTGGATTCTACATTTCCGGAGCTGTAGCTATTACTAGATTGTACAAGCAAATAATCAATGTTGATCtcgatgatgaaaagagCTGCTGGAATGCGTTCTCATCAAACATTCAAACAGGATTCATCTTTTGGTATGGTATCTTATTTGATTATATTTTGCTTCTCTTAGGTTTCCTATAGAAAATCCTTTATTAAATGTTTAGTTCTAGATAATTCAGATTTAATGATAGCTTTGGTCATTACCTTCTCTCTCGACTGTCCTTGCAAGCTGATGATCGAAGTCTTTAGAAATTTTGATAGATACACTAATGGAAATTGATTCGGTAGTAATTTGGTTATAGTCGCTGGAGAAATGTATTTATTGTAACTTTCGACAAAATGTTGGACTGCTGACTCCACAGGTTGACCTTTTTTATAAAGCTTTAAGTAATACTCAAATATAACCAAGAGGCTGGTTTTATTGACTCCGGTTGTTACAGGTTCCTGTTTATAAaatgatttcttttgtgcAACAGATTTGCCCAAAGCTAATCGTTCTGCCGTTGAATAGTCTCCAAAATCAAGCAATCCAGGGATATCTTGTGTTTTGCAAAGCCTTTgatattcaaaaagtgaTTTCTCAAGATACACATCATCCCTCTCGAGTAACTCAAAGTATTTGAGATACAAGTCAATAAACATTTGATAATCCTGCTCCTTGTGCAAGTCTAGGAAGTCTATCCACGAAATTTTTGGCCActtgttttttgaaagcTTGTTCATCTCTCTATACTCATCCTGTAGTCTTTTGAAATAGGTTTCTACCTTATCATTATACAAGGAGACTAAAGTAGAGGAAACtaaatccaacaattccCCTCTTATAGAATTGTTCTCAGCAAACGAAGATTCAAGTAGTTCAATTCTCAATAACGCGTAGTCTTTCTCTCCTTTCAGATCATCTGACAATCCATTTAAAATCTTTTGGTTTATTTCACGATAGACTGTTGATTTTCGCATAAATGCATACCCTTTGTCTTTGTTCAACTTTATAAtctccaaaatcaatttactGTAATCCTTTTCGTCGAGGTTTACATTGGCTAGGAAGTTCAATGCGTCGTCGACAAGGTCGTTGTTTAAgtgttgaaacaaaaattcTTTATATGCAAATGCAACAGCAGGAAGTTTTGGGATCGTTTTATAAATATACGATACCAGAGCTATTTGATCCCTCTCGATcaatatttcaataattgACTTGTCATCTTCGGAAAAGGTCCAGTTATCCTCAGAGACTAACGGAAGAAGTTCATTCTCTGGAAGAAGCTTGTAGCTCAATATTCTTGACTCAGAGCTCATATCTGCGAATTTCAATCTCTGCAGGTATCTCCTTGTtatatcttcatctttaaaGTCCCACATATCGATGATATCCTTCAATCCAGGATACATACTGAAAGGATAATCGTAGCCCAATAAACGAAGAGCTAAGTTGGGCTCTATAATCAACTGACCGTGTTGTCTCTTAGTTAGCAACTCTATTGGATCCTCTTCCGTTAAGAAAACAGCCATCGTTTTGAGAATGTGCACGTATGGGGAATCACCATAAGCAACAGccaaaaattgttcaaaatcGTTGGATTCCATCGCCCCATGGAACGCTTTATTCGCTGATatgatttcattttcttgGTGTAAAGCAAATAACTTCGATTTACTAAACAAAACCATGCCGGAGCTCACTTCAATCGGCAGCCCAGTTACCTCTTCCAATGACTTATCCAGGAAAAGAGCTTTGACTTTTTGGATATGGAAGTCGTCTACAATTGGAATCTCACTGCCCTCTAGCTCCTTTGTGTTGTTAATGTTTATTTCCAGCACTGTATCAAGTGTTTCCAAAGAGGATACTATTATCGATCGTTGGAACACTGCAAATGCATGGGGCCAATCAACGATGACACCACCACGAGGGTAACCGCAATCCAACCACGTCAAAGTACCCCTGGTAACATCTCCAgaaatgttgataaattgtgCTATGGAAGTGTTTTCATCGGAAGCAATTGTAAGCAAGTATTCCTTTGAGTCTTGCGTTTCAAACGGTATAATAAATGGAGAGACATCCGTATTTGATTTGTACTCGAAAAGAGGCACGGTGTATCCAGAGCGAGTATCCAATGTTTCGTAAGATTTTCCATTTGCTAGTAAAACCAAGTTGTTCATGGGCGCAGTTCCAAGTATAGCGCCTTCGTGTCTAAATTCTTGAAGCAACTTCCATGAATTTTCCTGGAGGTAAACGAGTTGAATTCCTGATTGTTTGATAAGCATGAGTGAAACTCTGTCTTCCATTAGACATATGTGGCgtatatttttcaactgcCTTGTGCTAACCGGGCTGAGCTCCGGTAGCAGAAACACCAAAAGCGTACGGTCAACAATGAGAAACAACCTTTGCGATTGCTCAGATGTAACCAATTGCGTCACCCCCTGATTTCCAACAGAAATCAGGGTGAGCTGTAAATAATCTGTCGCATCTTCGAATAAATGATAATGAAGTAGCTTACCTTGTGAAGTTCCAATATAAATATTTCGATCATATGCTGCGACTGCAGAAATATGTTCGTTTTGCTTCAAGGGTAGATCATCTATCAACGGATCTATTAGGTGAGGGATCATGAATGAGTGGATTTCACACTGCCCATTAATtaagttgaagaagttcTGGTGCCTTGAGAAAAGTCAATTTTTCGGCAACAAATTATGTGCAGGCTGGGTGCAAAGCTTACAAGAGTGATGTAATAAAACATTACATTTTGACAAGCCATTATTGACACTATATACACCTTTGGAAGTTAGTTTGACGAAGGGGTCACAGGAGGAAATGCCAAGTTGTCTCTATGGGCAACATATTCACTATCAGCGTACCCTAAGATGGATTCTATCTGATTACTTTTGTGACCTTTGATTAGTCTTATCTCATTGGCAGTGTAATTAACACGGCAATGTCCTACCTCTACCATGTCTTGTTCGGATAACTTAGTTCTATCAGCGACAACCTTTATTGCTACACATTCGTTTTCATGAAAGTTTCCCACCACGTCGATGATTCCTGCTGGTAAGAGCCCTGCTCTATCTCTTCTTGTAAGCGCAACAAAGCACCCTTCATCTATGATCAACGCACCCTTCGTCTTTAGTCCATGAAGGATCCAAAACCTCCTATCTGATTTAATTTGGGTATCTTGAGGTAAAGCGAGGAATCTGGTATGTAATGGAATAGTCTTGTTTTGAATATCCTTTTGCAatatttttctttgctCTATGATACTCAATCCTTCCTTTTGGGATTGTATGTGAGCAACGATATCGAGAATATAGTGAGGTTGAGTTGACAAAGTGATAATTGTGGTAACACCAACATTCGTAGCTAATCCTGCAGCAATCAACTTGGTGGTCATTCCACCTGTACCCACATTGGAGCCGGCTCCCGCATCATCATTGGTACTCACACTCAAATCGTCAATATTGTCGACCACCAAAATAGGTTCTGCATCTGGGTTCGTCCTTGGGTTATCTGTGTATAAACATTCAACATCTGTCATGAGAAACAAGTAGTCGGCATGGATCATACCTGCAGTTATAGCAGATAATGTGTCGttatcaccaaatttgatttcgGAAACTGATAACGtatcattttcattgaCGATTGGAATTACCCccatttccaacaattcattGATTGTATTCTTGGCATTCTTGTATTGAGTATAGTCTACGATATCATTCCTCGTGATCAATATTTGTGCTGTGGTCTGATCCATTTGACGGAATAAATCATTGAACAACCCTATCAACTTACCCTGGCCAATTGAAGCAAGTGCCTGTACTGCAGATAGCTTAGAAGGCTTTGCTTCTAATTTCATGACTTTCATACCGAAGGCGATGGCCCCGGAAGAAACTATGATGATCTTGTGTCCTTGTCGACGAAGCTTGGTGATGGTTTCGACAATGAGCGCCATATTGGCAATTCTAGGTTCCCTGGTGGCAGCATCAACCAAGGATGACGATCCTATTTTAACCACAATGGTGAATTGTTTCTGCCCCTCCGAAGTCGTCATCTCGATTTAAAGTCTTTGTTGGGTTTTCTTAGGAAGAGAGAtccaaaaattttcaaattgactCATTTGCAAGGGTGCGCTACCTGGGACGAAATCGGGCCGAATTCCGATTTTGGTGGGGCCGCTTGAACGTGGAAAGAAGGGCAATGTAATATGGAAGGTATTTACAATATGCGACTGCTTATAACTTTCAATATGAGGTGGAAATTGGCACAATTTACTCTCGCCAGTCAGGTGTGTAGTTGTGTGTGagatgatttcaaaagacaaacaacaaaggtGCAAATTTAATTAGCTTACGCCACCACTTTCAAAGGCCCTTGAGTGTATTTACAAAACCTACCCAGTCAATATGATTCAAATATTGCGGCAACAATTATACGAAGATTTCAACAGCTGATTTCattgcatcaattttgtgCTCACCAATTTTCCACTCgtttttttgcaaccacaaTTGCGAGATATAGATAAGCGATAACGTGAAATTGTCTTCAATATTCATCAGACAATGCCACACAtattaaaaaaaaacaaactcTAGGAGCTTGTGAATAGAATTAGCAGTATGTCACCTTTATTTCTCAAAGTACATCTACATTGTAACTCTCATGAGCATAAGGTGCTCAACCTGTAAATGATCCCGCCTTTTGACAAGCGCcacaatttttgaacaatagaTTTGGACAAATATCTCACCTGCATATGTGAAACTGAACATCCTACATACAAAATGCGTTGATAACTACTATTTCTGATTACAAATCAGCAACAGGCAATGTATACCGCTTATATAAATTTGGTGTGTAATCAATTAATTAGCGAGAGGAGACGCCACAGTAATTCGCAATCGCaattaatttttcacattCCCCCTGAAACAATAGGTTCCatattattattcaaaaaccGTCCTTTGCTTCATTGTTAATAAAATGAAGTATAAgagaatatatatataaagaCTCAAATATGTCATTAATTGCATTCAATTCAGATAACTCGCCAAGATAAATTTGACAGCGGTTGCAAATCCTACTTAGACATGGTCAACTTAAAGAACTTAATCTTGGCTCAAGAAGAGGTGGGGAGACTTACAACAGTATCAACCAACTCATCGCAATCTTCAAACCAACTTTTGCACCCCGCTAAAGATAACGATGTCAGTGTTACCCACAAACAGATCCCATCACAGTACATTGACATTTCCAGTTCAACTCTAACTCCTGAGGAAATAGAGCAAAGAAATAACTCTTGGAAgttcaagatcaaaaagCTCTTTTGGGACGGGACTGGAAAACACCCCAGGGAGCAAAAGTATCTATTCAAGTTGgacttctttttgttaaCTTCATCATGTTTAGGgtattttatcaaaaacttAAATCAGTCGAACGTCACCACTGCGTATGTTAATGGTATGGAAGAATATTACAATatgaacaacaatcaatacaACTATATGGTGACATTATTTACAGTTGGGTATATCATTGGTCAGATCCCCTCTAATATGATCTTACACAGAATATCTGCTCGATTCTATCTTGGTGGGTTGGAAATACTTTGGCTGATTTTGAcagtgttgatgataacAGTTCCACCAACCAATATCAAGGGTATGTATGCGTTGAGATTTTTTATCGGATTATTGGAATCTGGCTATTTCCCAGCCTTGGAATATTTGTTGGGGTCTAATTACGGTACACCCGAGTTGCTGAAGCGGTCATCATACTTTGCAATTAGTTCAGGATTGGCAGGGATAATTAGTCCCCTTTTACAGGAAGCCATTATCAAGAGATTTAAGCACTCAAGTTTACCACCTTTCAAATGGatgtttgtgtttgatgCGGTTATTAGTTTCCCTATTGGTATCTACACCATGCttgttgatccaaataCACCACTGACTACTGATGCATTTTACTTTACTGACGAGGACAAGTTAGTTGGCttggaaagaagaagactTATAGGGGCTGAGCTAAACACAAGACAGCCTTTTACGTGGCAAAAGGTCAAGTCATTCTTCAACACTTGGCATATTTATGTATTTCCATTACTCTTCTTGTGCTATAATAATAGTTGTGCTGCCAATACTCAACCGACATTCCAGTCATTCATGAAGAATTATTTAAACAAACCATCTAGTGTGTATAACACATGGCCATCGATTTTAAGTGCTATTTCTATTGGTGTGACAATAATCTTTGCTTATGCGAATGATATTTTAGGAGGAAGAAAGAATGTATGGTTTGTCAACgccttttttgtttgtttgattaTAGGATGTGCCTTGCTTGCTTCTTGGAACATTCCGTTGGGATTGCATTGGTTTTTATACTTCTTGATTGGAGTACCCACAATGTGGGGTCAACCATTCATATTCTCTTGGGTCAATCGATTGTTATACGCCGATGATTTGAAGAGgaattttgttgtggtggttaCAAATACGTTAGCATACGTCACGGGTGCTTGGGTTCCCATTCTAGTATGGAACACAAATGACAAACCTGAGTATTTTATTGGATTTACATATACAGCAGTATTGGCATCGGTGGGATTGCTTTTGACACAGGTAGTATATTTTTTGAGTACTAGAGACGAAAGAAGGGCCAAAAATGAGAAGGATATAGAAGAAAGCAACTCAATCGAGCTAGACTCGGATTGAAAAGTTATATAGATCTATAAATGCTATGCttccttttttttgaatatgGAGTCTAAATTTGTAGGGTCTATATCTCCCCAGTAAGCTAGTTTGTAAGGCATATTTTGAGGTAGATACACAGGGTAGTTTTGCCCAATGGATTCCAAAATGGCCTTGAGCAAGATCTTGTAGCCCTTGGCAGTGAGATGGATCCCATCATTCAAGTAGGTGCTCAACAAACCTACTTCCAAATCGGGAGAGTCTTTTCTAACCGCAAACAATTGCTCCTTTGTCCAGCCACTGTCTTTCCTGAATTCCTCCCATAAATCAATGAATGGAACATTGTACTTTTGACAAACACTCTTTGCCCCCTGGGAATAATTCCAGTATCGTTCGCAAGTAGCAACTTCTGTCTGCATTAAGCCACCTGAAATCTCAGCTAAAGTTTTTGGATCGTGCAAGCTGGGTCCAATCACAATAGGCCTCACATTATTCGCTAGTGCTAGTTCCACTAAGTATGCTATGTTTTTCTTGTACCTT encodes the following:
- a CDS encoding Pro1 gamma-glutamyl kinase; this encodes MTTSEGQKQFTIVVKIGSSSLVDAATREPRIANMALIVETITKLRRQGHKIIIVSSGAIAFGMKVMKLEAKPSKLSAVQALASIGQGKLIGLFNDLFRQMDQTTAQILITRNDIVDYTQYKNAKNTINELLEMGVIPIVNENDTLSVSEIKFGDNDTLSAITAGMIHADYLFLMTDVECLYTDNPRTNPDAEPILVVDNIDDLSVSTNDDAGAGSNVGTGGMTTKLIAAGLATNVGVTTIITLSTQPHYILDIVAHIQSQKEGLSIIEQRKILQKDIQNKTIPLHTRFLALPQDTQIKSDRRFWILHGLKTKGALIIDEGCFVALTRRDRAGLLPAGIIDVVGNFHENECVAIKVVADRTKLSEQDMVEVGHCRVNYTANEIRLIKGHKSNQIESILGYADSEYVAHRDNLAFPPVTPSSN
- a CDS encoding membrane transporter; this translates as MVNLKNLILAQEEVGRLTTVSTNSSQSSNQLLHPAKDNDVSVTHKQIPSQYIDISSSTLTPEEIEQRNNSWKFKIKKLFWDGTGKHPREQKYLFKLDFFLLTSSCLGYFIKNLNQSNVTTAYVNGMEEYYNMNNNQYNYMVTLFTVGYIIGQIPSNMILHRISARFYLGGLEILWSILTVLMITVPPTNIKGMYALRFFIGLLESGYFPALEYLLGSNYGTPELSKRSSYFAISSGLAGIISPLLQEAIIKRFKHSSLPPFKWMFVFDAVISFPIGIYTMLVDPNTPSTTDAFYFTDEDKLVGLERRRLIGAELNTRQPFTWQKVKSFFNTWHIYVFPLLFLCYNNSCAANTQPTFQSFMKNYLNKPSSVYNTWPSILSAISIGVTIIFAYANDILGGRKNVWFVNAFFVCLIIGCALLASWNIPLGLHWFLYFLIGVPTMWGQPFIFSWVNRLLYADDLKRNFVVVVTNTLAYVTGAWVPILVWNTNDKPEYFIGFTYTAVLASVGLLLTQVVYFLSTRDERRAKNEKDIEESNSIELDSD
- a CDS encoding Iah1 protein (protein similar to S. cerevisiae Iah1p, which is involved in acetate metabolism), giving the protein MNVDKFILFGDSITQFSNQIVDGFALQPELQNLYIRKLDIINRGFSGYNSEHARLILPKILESELNESKDNVKLMTIFFGTNDGFIDNNPIQPVELSRYKKNIAYLVELALANNVRPIVIGPSLHDPKTLAEISGGLMQTEVATCERYWNYSQGAKSVCQKYNVPFIDLWEEFRKDSGWTKEQLFAVRKDSPDLEVGLLSTYLNDGIHLTAKGYKILLKAILESIGQNYPVYLPQNMPYKLAYWGDIDPTNLDSIFKKKEA